One segment of Corynebacterium caspium DSM 44850 DNA contains the following:
- the tatC gene encoding twin-arginine translocase subunit TatC: MSSSSTEDASGPAKSKLTQARRRFYRRSKRNPEAMMTIIDHLKELRRRVITSAIVLVIGMLIGFLWYQNSILGIPTLGEILRKPYCELPPAMRVSFNAGEECRLLATGPFEMLLLRMKVGALAGAVLTSPLWLYQIWAFIVPGLHKKEKHVTRVFLTIAVTLFVAGAVLSYFVLSYGLEFLVTIGDETQQAALTGDRYFGFMLGLLIVFGISFEVPLIIGTLNVLGLLQYAVLKEKRSYIIVGVFIFAAAITPGQDPFSMVALAISLSILVEISLQFCRINDKRRNRERPAWLDLADDASSSLNPAAEMDLADDSKSAVNFAAPNAIPKPAPVKASGDIQASRAADLSTRTDFDDIL; the protein is encoded by the coding sequence ATGAGTTCTAGTAGCACAGAAGACGCCTCTGGGCCTGCAAAGTCAAAACTTACGCAGGCACGGCGGCGTTTTTATCGCCGGAGTAAACGCAATCCTGAAGCGATGATGACTATCATCGATCATCTAAAGGAATTGCGCAGAAGGGTAATTACCAGCGCTATAGTGCTAGTAATTGGCATGCTTATAGGTTTTCTGTGGTATCAGAATTCCATTTTAGGCATTCCCACTTTGGGCGAGATCCTGCGAAAGCCTTATTGCGAACTTCCTCCCGCTATGCGAGTTTCCTTTAATGCCGGGGAAGAGTGCCGTCTCTTAGCTACCGGGCCTTTTGAGATGTTGCTCTTGCGCATGAAAGTTGGAGCTCTAGCTGGCGCCGTGCTGACTTCACCGTTGTGGCTCTACCAAATTTGGGCTTTTATAGTTCCCGGTCTGCATAAAAAAGAAAAACACGTAACCAGGGTATTTCTAACAATTGCGGTGACACTATTTGTGGCCGGCGCAGTACTTTCCTATTTCGTGCTTTCTTATGGCTTGGAATTCCTTGTAACTATTGGTGATGAAACCCAACAAGCTGCACTTACTGGAGATCGCTATTTTGGCTTCATGTTAGGGCTGCTAATAGTCTTTGGGATCAGCTTTGAAGTTCCGCTCATAATCGGCACCCTCAATGTCTTGGGATTACTACAGTATGCGGTGCTAAAAGAAAAGCGCTCTTATATTATTGTCGGCGTTTTCATTTTTGCCGCAGCTATTACCCCTGGTCAAGATCCATTTTCGATGGTGGCTCTAGCTATATCATTAAGCATTTTAGTTGAGATTTCGCTGCAATTTTGCCGTATTAATGATAAACGCCGCAACCGCGAACGCCCCGCATGGTTGGATCTAGCAGATGATGCCAGCTCCTCTCTTAATCCCGCAGCGGAAATGGATCTAGCAGATGATTCCAAGAGCGCGGTTAATTTCGCAGCCCCAAATGCGATTCCAAAACCAGCTCCAGTTAAAGCCTCCGGAGACATTCAGGCAAGCCGCGCTGCAGATTTAAGTACTCGTACTGATTTCGACGATATCCTCTAA
- a CDS encoding DEAD/DEAH box helicase: MSNSHLEAFLKAHSFPLDPFQIAGCEAIEQGRGVLVCAPTGAGKTIVGEFAVSLALSSGTRCFYTTPIKALSNQKFNDLVAVHGPDAVGLMTGDQSINGDAQIIVMTTEVLRNMIYAQSSALAQLSHVVMDEIHYLGDRSRGGVWEEVILNLDESVIVVGLSATVSNSEEFGEWLSTVRGDTDVIVTEHRPVPLHQWMTVNKRLYPLFEPGDDSGQLNKQLSRAIAKISLPDDEPPARGGFRARSDRGSHSDTSNTSDASEHKESTYRRTRWEKRSRRNDARRPHSRPGMLQILKQHEMLPAITFIFSRAGCEGALYQCLRSDLVLTNQQEANEIAAIIDAGVADIPRDDLEVLNFRQWRAALMRGFAAHHAGMLPAFRHIVEKLFVKGLLKAVFATETLALGINMPARSVVLEKTVKYNGEAHVELTPGEYTQLTGRAGRRGIDTVGHAVVQWTPAVDPQQLAGLASTRTYPLISTFAPGYNMSINLLKAHGYQGAITLLESSFAQFQSNGSVVEEARTLERARQRVRQLETQLQTDMQAFGIAEENASSQLEEYISLRLELAQEEKEAKKVARAERFEEVTRILSKLQFGEVIAMPTKKRPLLAVVVSPASQAQDPRPLVIAETGWSGRIEVGNFARPPLVLGKMRLPRETARQPKRNIRYIISAFKKQSYKRPKNMNLQPRTRPNATITELRTQIKAHPVHHWAATDREQLARVAEKLIRRRREAEKLQQRISTATDTLGRTFSRILELLQEMDYVEVVAGQPQVSAEGERLAEIHNEADLLVAQCLKRGIWDDLDPAELAGVVSLCVFENRKEVSGEGGAVTEEMATAMEQTWRVWKELHSDESRYRLPYTRLPDSSFALAAHQWTAGAPLSYTLNAAAESGAELSPGDFVRWCRRLIDLLEQVAKTGYTPEIKQNARAAVEAIQRGVVAIGT, from the coding sequence ATGTCGAATTCCCACCTGGAAGCTTTTCTTAAAGCTCACAGTTTTCCCCTTGATCCTTTTCAAATCGCTGGATGCGAAGCCATAGAACAGGGTCGAGGGGTTTTAGTTTGTGCACCTACCGGCGCTGGAAAAACAATAGTCGGAGAATTTGCAGTTTCTTTAGCTTTAAGTAGCGGTACAAGGTGCTTCTACACCACACCAATTAAAGCTTTGAGCAACCAAAAATTTAATGATCTAGTCGCCGTGCATGGACCAGATGCCGTAGGTCTGATGACCGGCGATCAATCAATAAATGGGGATGCCCAAATAATTGTGATGACCACCGAAGTGCTGCGCAATATGATTTATGCGCAATCAAGTGCTCTGGCACAGCTTAGCCACGTGGTTATGGATGAAATACATTATTTGGGGGATCGCTCCCGCGGTGGAGTATGGGAAGAAGTAATTCTTAATCTTGATGAGTCTGTGATTGTGGTGGGTCTTTCTGCCACTGTTTCGAATTCCGAAGAATTTGGGGAATGGCTTTCCACCGTTCGCGGGGATACTGATGTAATTGTTACTGAGCATCGTCCCGTACCTTTACACCAGTGGATGACGGTAAATAAGCGGCTTTATCCACTATTTGAACCCGGAGATGACAGCGGGCAGCTCAATAAACAGCTTTCCCGAGCCATCGCTAAAATCTCTTTACCTGATGATGAACCTCCAGCTAGAGGCGGCTTTAGAGCGCGCAGCGATCGCGGTAGCCACAGTGATACCAGTAATACCAGTGATGCTAGTGAGCACAAAGAAAGCACTTATCGGCGCACTAGGTGGGAAAAACGTTCCCGTCGTAATGATGCGCGCCGACCACATAGTCGTCCCGGAATGTTGCAGATCCTGAAACAGCACGAAATGCTGCCGGCAATCACTTTTATTTTCTCCCGAGCTGGTTGCGAAGGTGCGCTCTACCAGTGTTTAAGATCAGACTTAGTGCTAACTAATCAACAAGAAGCCAATGAGATAGCCGCTATTATCGATGCCGGGGTAGCCGATATTCCGCGTGATGATCTAGAGGTTCTCAATTTTCGCCAATGGCGCGCAGCCTTAATGCGCGGTTTTGCCGCCCACCATGCAGGTATGCTCCCAGCTTTTAGGCATATCGTAGAAAAACTTTTTGTAAAAGGACTTTTAAAAGCGGTATTCGCCACTGAAACCTTAGCCTTAGGCATTAATATGCCAGCGCGCAGTGTTGTCCTGGAAAAAACTGTGAAATATAACGGGGAAGCCCACGTGGAGCTAACCCCTGGGGAATATACCCAGCTCACAGGCAGGGCTGGGCGCCGCGGTATTGATACCGTTGGGCATGCAGTGGTGCAGTGGACACCTGCAGTTGATCCGCAACAGTTAGCTGGATTAGCTTCTACGCGCACTTATCCGTTAATTTCTACTTTTGCTCCTGGCTATAATATGTCGATCAACCTGCTAAAAGCGCATGGTTATCAAGGTGCGATTACGCTGCTAGAAAGCTCCTTTGCACAGTTTCAATCAAATGGTTCAGTGGTAGAAGAAGCTCGCACTTTAGAAAGAGCTCGGCAGCGGGTACGGCAATTGGAAACCCAATTACAAACCGATATGCAAGCTTTTGGGATTGCCGAAGAAAACGCCAGCTCCCAACTAGAAGAATATATTTCTTTACGCTTGGAATTAGCCCAAGAGGAAAAAGAAGCTAAAAAGGTGGCGCGCGCTGAACGCTTCGAAGAAGTAACGCGCATTTTATCCAAATTACAATTTGGTGAAGTCATCGCCATGCCTACTAAAAAACGCCCGCTGCTGGCAGTAGTGGTGTCTCCGGCTTCTCAAGCACAAGATCCGCGCCCGCTAGTAATTGCGGAAACTGGATGGTCCGGCAGAATTGAAGTAGGTAATTTTGCGCGCCCGCCACTAGTTCTGGGCAAAATGCGACTGCCACGGGAAACCGCGCGCCAACCTAAAAGAAATATTCGCTATATTATTTCTGCTTTTAAAAAACAAAGCTATAAGCGCCCTAAGAATATGAATTTGCAGCCGCGCACTCGGCCCAATGCCACTATCACCGAATTGCGCACCCAAATTAAAGCACATCCAGTGCATCACTGGGCAGCCACAGATCGCGAACAATTAGCTCGAGTGGCAGAAAAGCTCATCCGGAGGCGTAGGGAAGCTGAAAAACTGCAACAAAGAATTTCCACGGCTACTGATACTTTGGGTCGTACTTTCTCGCGCATCCTGGAATTGCTCCAAGAAATGGACTATGTAGAGGTAGTAGCCGGTCAACCTCAGGTAAGTGCTGAAGGGGAAAGGCTAGCTGAAATCCATAATGAAGCTGATCTTTTAGTAGCGCAATGCCTAAAACGCGGTATTTGGGATGATTTAGATCCCGCGGAACTAGCCGGAGTAGTCTCGTTATGCGTTTTTGAAAACCGTAAGGAAGTATCTGGTGAAGGTGGGGCAGTCACTGAGGAAATGGCTACGGCCATGGAACAAACTTGGCGGGTTTGGAAAGAACTACACAGTGATGAAAGCCGTTACCGCTTGCCATATACTCGTTTGCCCGATAGCTCATTTGCCCTAGCTGCGCACCAATGGACAGCCGGAGCACCACTTAGCTATACCCTTAATGCCGCAGCAGAATCAGGTGCTGAACTAAGTCCTGGCGATTTTGTACGTTGGTGTCGACGCCTGATAGATCTTTTAGAACAGGTGGCCAAAACCGGTTATACCCCCGAAATCAAGCAAAATGCCCGCGCCGCAGTAGAAGCTATCCAACGCGGAGTAGTAGCTATTGGGACTTAA
- a CDS encoding M24 family metallopeptidase, with the protein MSTLFPISVYQQRLDKAVQLCRQKNLAGLIISTGAELAYLTGSWLSTHERLTALVVPAYGPALIVVPATDAQDLKLSAVPELPISVRPWSDGENPHELVATALRAGLTASQEMPSLIGLGESLTTNHVLRLQALLPEFEAVLAATALKDLFMRKDSAEIEELRQVAKAIDTVHAQVPALLQAGRTEAEVAADIEQLILIEHREVDFIIVGSGPNGANPHHSFSDRVLEDGDIVVVDIGGTYGVGYHSDCTRTYRVGGAPQPEEIPAAYRVLKEAQEAAVQAIRPGVKAAEIDAVARDILTAAGYGEQFFHRVGHGIGLSTHEEPFIMAGNELILEPGMAFSVEPGVYFEGKWGARIEDIVVVTTDGCERLNNNSRDIQ; encoded by the coding sequence ATGTCTACACTTTTCCCGATTTCTGTATATCAACAACGCTTGGATAAAGCAGTACAGCTTTGCCGACAAAAGAACCTGGCTGGGCTAATTATTTCCACCGGTGCCGAACTTGCCTATCTCACCGGATCTTGGCTTAGCACGCACGAACGCCTCACCGCCTTGGTAGTTCCGGCATATGGCCCAGCGCTAATAGTTGTGCCAGCTACCGATGCCCAAGATCTGAAACTATCGGCAGTTCCAGAACTTCCTATTTCAGTACGCCCCTGGTCAGATGGGGAAAATCCGCATGAATTAGTGGCCACCGCATTGCGTGCTGGTTTAACTGCTAGCCAAGAAATGCCATCTTTAATAGGTTTGGGAGAATCTCTTACCACTAATCATGTGCTGCGTTTGCAGGCCCTTTTACCAGAATTTGAAGCAGTTTTGGCAGCAACTGCGCTTAAAGATCTATTTATGCGCAAAGATTCCGCTGAAATCGAAGAATTGCGCCAAGTAGCTAAGGCCATTGACACGGTACATGCGCAGGTACCAGCACTATTGCAGGCCGGACGTACTGAGGCAGAAGTGGCTGCTGATATTGAGCAGCTAATTTTGATAGAACACCGAGAAGTTGATTTCATCATCGTTGGGTCTGGTCCAAATGGGGCGAATCCGCACCATTCATTTTCAGATCGGGTGCTAGAAGATGGCGATATCGTAGTGGTCGATATCGGAGGAACCTATGGAGTTGGGTATCATTCCGATTGCACTCGTACCTACCGGGTGGGGGGAGCGCCGCAACCAGAAGAGATTCCAGCTGCTTATCGCGTGTTAAAAGAGGCACAAGAAGCTGCAGTACAGGCCATTCGTCCAGGAGTTAAGGCCGCTGAGATTGATGCAGTAGCACGTGATATTTTGACTGCTGCTGGCTATGGAGAGCAATTTTTCCATCGGGTTGGGCATGGAATTGGGCTATCTACCCACGAAGAGCCCTTTATTATGGCCGGTAATGAGTTGATTCTGGAGCCAGGCATGGCTTTCTCCGTGGAGCCGGGCGTGTATTTTGAAGGGAAATGGGGTGCCCGCATTGAAGATATTGTGGTAGTGACCACCGATGGTTGCGAAAGGCTAAATAATAACTCGCGAGATATCCAGTAG
- the tatA gene encoding Sec-independent protein translocase subunit TatA, whose product MGLPGGFELLIIAIVIVLLFGTKKLPDAARSVGRSMRIFRSEIKEMKNDDAPEELSAPAATATPVTPVDPAQPAASSNITNIEESKKQES is encoded by the coding sequence ATGGGATTACCCGGTGGATTTGAGTTACTCATTATAGCCATCGTGATTGTGCTACTTTTTGGGACGAAGAAACTTCCAGACGCAGCTCGCTCAGTGGGACGTTCTATGCGTATCTTCCGCTCGGAGATTAAAGAAATGAAAAATGACGATGCTCCGGAAGAACTCTCCGCTCCGGCAGCCACGGCAACTCCGGTAACCCCGGTGGACCCAGCACAGCCAGCTGCTTCCAGCAATATTACTAATATTGAAGAATCCAAAAAGCAAGAATCCTAA
- the pafA gene encoding Pup--protein ligase — MGVETEYGLVMRNTSGATDLSPDEVARYLFQPVIAAHGSSNIFEENGSRLYLDVGSHPEWATVECDSLSQLLAYERAGDRIFNDLAKQAERTLASQDLPASIFLLKNNVDSAGNSYGCHENYLLGRETVLKSFGRQLLPLFITRQLICGSGMIRPAHGDNPAQFVLSQRADQVFEGVSSATTRSRPMINTRDEPHADSRHFRRMHVIVGDSNMAEPSFALKVGSALLVIEMLEAGFDIRPMEMEKPIQEIRNIAADPTGNTLLKLKDGGTISALEVQEELYQAAKRWITERDDSTGGTSNAEMHRVLNLWGRMLTALRTQDFSSVDTEIDWVIKRKLLLKYKERLNCAWDHPKLAQIDLLYHDIRPQRGLFSVLESRGEITRWITDAEIAAAETNPPATTRGFLRGQFIKRARQLGAPYTCDWSQLKVNRPEPTTAELKDPFATSSAEYDKIMTYLADNAPSYSHNLAANTETE; from the coding sequence ATGGGGGTCGAAACTGAATATGGCCTAGTTATGCGCAATACTTCTGGCGCTACAGATTTAAGTCCAGATGAAGTAGCTCGGTACCTCTTTCAGCCGGTAATTGCAGCTCATGGCAGTTCTAATATATTTGAAGAAAACGGCTCCCGCCTATATCTAGATGTGGGATCGCACCCAGAATGGGCCACTGTTGAATGCGATAGCTTATCGCAACTACTTGCCTATGAGCGTGCCGGGGATCGCATCTTTAATGATTTAGCAAAACAAGCTGAGCGCACCCTGGCCAGCCAAGATCTTCCTGCTTCGATTTTTTTATTAAAAAATAATGTTGATTCCGCCGGCAACTCTTATGGATGCCATGAGAACTATTTATTGGGGCGCGAAACAGTTCTAAAGTCCTTTGGACGACAACTTTTACCGCTCTTTATTACCCGCCAACTAATCTGTGGTTCCGGGATGATTCGTCCTGCCCACGGTGATAATCCGGCCCAATTTGTGCTTTCCCAACGCGCTGACCAGGTATTTGAGGGCGTATCCTCAGCTACTACGCGGTCGCGTCCCATGATTAATACCCGCGATGAGCCGCATGCTGACTCCCGTCATTTTAGGCGAATGCATGTAATTGTGGGGGATTCTAATATGGCAGAACCCAGCTTTGCTTTAAAAGTCGGTTCGGCTTTATTAGTAATCGAAATGCTTGAAGCTGGCTTTGATATTCGCCCAATGGAAATGGAAAAACCCATTCAGGAGATCCGCAATATTGCTGCAGATCCCACTGGAAATACTCTTTTAAAGCTCAAAGATGGCGGCACTATTTCTGCCCTTGAAGTGCAAGAAGAGCTATACCAAGCAGCCAAACGCTGGATAACCGAGCGCGATGACAGTACCGGGGGAACCTCTAATGCAGAAATGCACCGGGTATTAAACCTTTGGGGACGTATGCTTACTGCTTTGCGCACCCAAGATTTTAGTAGCGTCGATACCGAAATTGACTGGGTAATCAAACGCAAATTGCTCCTGAAATATAAGGAACGTCTAAATTGTGCTTGGGATCATCCCAAACTGGCCCAAATAGATTTGCTCTACCACGATATTCGCCCCCAAAGAGGGCTATTTTCAGTGCTGGAAAGTCGCGGAGAAATCACGCGGTGGATCACTGATGCAGAAATCGCCGCTGCAGAAACAAATCCGCCAGCAACTACCCGAGGGTTTTTGCGCGGTCAATTCATTAAGCGAGCACGCCAATTAGGTGCGCCCTATACCTGCGATTGGTCTCAACTAAAGGTGAATCGTCCAGAACCTACCACCGCAGAATTAAAAGATCCCTTCGCAACTAGCAGTGCTGAGTATGACAAGATCATGACTTATCTAGCTGATAATGCCCCCAGTTATAGCCATAACTTGGCAGCTAATACTGAGACGGAATGA
- a CDS encoding helix-turn-helix transcriptional regulator, with protein sequence MSAAARDDSVERQINLIFALLSAYRSGNALSSGSWLRKVVTGYQGISEDAARKRFSRDIKMLRTAGVPIEIIESGGIQHYRLKPELYELPEINFTPEEAAVLGLAGDLGRSGELGSFSRSGWTKLAASGVRRELNSAPQTVVASYNDLARIRAAVLLPIIAAIQRKQALELQYRPSPIKEAITRRIDPWGVVTVLDRLYLVGWDIDRQAPRSYRLLRLTSTKTTNIPISHEYTEDPAGLAEIVKASLEKSLHKTNAKVQLKPGKAAEIRLRASSISETGIAELHQVERDWLVRTCASFGEYAVVLEPADIRAEVIALLKHSTLKNTAKGGKK encoded by the coding sequence ATGAGCGCTGCAGCCAGAGACGATAGTGTCGAACGCCAAATAAATCTGATTTTTGCACTACTTAGTGCTTATCGTTCTGGCAATGCGCTCAGTTCTGGCAGCTGGTTAAGAAAGGTTGTAACTGGATACCAAGGGATTAGTGAAGACGCTGCCCGCAAGCGCTTTAGTAGAGATATTAAAATGCTCCGCACTGCCGGAGTTCCCATTGAAATTATAGAAAGCGGTGGCATCCAGCACTATCGCTTAAAACCTGAACTCTACGAACTGCCAGAAATAAATTTTACTCCTGAAGAAGCAGCAGTTTTAGGACTAGCAGGAGATCTTGGCCGCAGTGGGGAATTAGGAAGTTTTTCTCGTTCCGGATGGACAAAATTAGCCGCTAGTGGAGTGCGGCGAGAACTTAATTCAGCACCTCAAACGGTAGTAGCTTCTTATAATGACCTAGCGCGAATTCGCGCCGCAGTTTTACTGCCTATAATTGCGGCGATCCAAAGAAAACAAGCCCTAGAGCTGCAATATCGTCCTTCGCCAATTAAAGAAGCAATAACCCGGAGGATAGATCCATGGGGTGTGGTAACAGTTTTAGACCGCTTATATTTAGTGGGTTGGGATATCGACAGGCAGGCCCCACGCAGTTATCGGTTGCTGCGTTTAACTAGTACAAAAACCACCAATATCCCGATTTCGCATGAATATACCGAGGATCCTGCAGGTTTAGCTGAAATAGTCAAGGCTAGTTTAGAAAAAAGTTTGCATAAAACTAACGCTAAAGTACAGCTAAAACCTGGTAAGGCCGCTGAAATCAGACTTCGAGCTAGCAGTATTTCTGAAACTGGGATTGCCGAATTACATCAGGTAGAACGCGATTGGTTAGTGCGTACCTGTGCGAGTTTTGGAGAATATGCCGTGGTATTAGAACCAGCAGATATTCGTGCAGAAGTTATTGCTCTACTCAAACACAGCACTTTAAAAAATACGGCTAAAGGTGGGAAGAAATGA
- the dop gene encoding depupylase/deamidase Dop → MTRFLGTETEYGISTPTDPHTSPILSSTHAVVALAAIQTGARSRWDYTEEYPLRDVRGFDLRRYHTVPVVAADAVGVANIVLQNGARYYVDHAHPEYSAPECSNAWEALIYNLAGDRIANHSREILDELAQQQISVLKGHPPCPPIKVYKNNVDGKGASYGSHENYLCKRDIEFQVLAQGLIPFFVARQIITGAGRVGIGEKGETEGFQISQRADYFFQDISLETTLNRGIINTRDEPHADATQYRRLHIIVGDANMSHTANFLKTGMTSLVLDALEAGVDFSDLQLVDAVGELKNISRDLSLRHKAQLKDGRRLSALEILAEYQQRLNPQTAVDHQVFKLWGEITEKLSNDPLETADLLDWTAKWALIKQYMARGLTLGDAKLKLIDLQYSDIDPARSLYHALVKKGRMQTLVDEQTIDKATHTPPEDSRAWLRGALTTAFAPYLVAASWQTVVLGWDKYLLRINMPEVGRLGKADVAALIKAADGDVSRFATSLQPLIAAGAVQVEKTNN, encoded by the coding sequence ATGACCCGTTTCCTTGGCACTGAAACCGAATACGGAATTTCCACTCCTACTGACCCCCATACCAGCCCCATCCTAAGTTCCACCCATGCGGTGGTGGCCTTAGCTGCAATCCAAACTGGGGCGCGTTCGCGCTGGGATTACACAGAGGAATATCCTTTGCGCGATGTGCGTGGTTTTGATTTACGCCGCTATCACACAGTGCCGGTGGTAGCAGCTGATGCTGTTGGAGTTGCCAATATTGTGCTGCAAAATGGGGCCAGGTATTACGTAGACCACGCCCATCCGGAGTATTCTGCGCCAGAGTGCTCTAATGCGTGGGAGGCCCTAATTTATAATTTGGCCGGGGATAGGATTGCTAATCATTCGCGGGAAATCTTAGATGAGCTTGCACAACAACAGATTTCAGTTCTAAAAGGACATCCTCCATGCCCGCCTATTAAAGTTTATAAAAATAATGTCGACGGCAAGGGGGCTTCCTATGGCAGCCACGAAAACTACCTTTGCAAAAGAGATATTGAATTCCAAGTTTTAGCGCAAGGATTGATTCCCTTTTTTGTAGCCCGGCAAATCATCACCGGTGCTGGTCGCGTAGGAATTGGGGAAAAAGGGGAGACGGAAGGATTTCAAATCTCCCAGCGCGCAGACTACTTTTTCCAAGATATTTCCCTGGAAACTACCTTAAATCGTGGGATTATCAATACTCGTGATGAACCACATGCCGATGCCACCCAGTATCGCCGTCTCCATATAATAGTAGGAGATGCGAATATGTCTCATACGGCAAACTTTCTAAAAACCGGCATGACCTCTCTAGTCCTAGATGCTCTTGAAGCCGGGGTAGATTTTAGTGATCTGCAACTAGTAGATGCGGTGGGAGAACTTAAAAATATTTCCCGAGATTTAAGCCTGCGCCATAAAGCCCAACTAAAAGATGGCCGTCGCCTTAGTGCCCTCGAAATTTTAGCGGAATACCAGCAGCGCCTAAATCCGCAGACCGCTGTGGATCATCAAGTATTTAAGCTCTGGGGAGAAATAACTGAGAAACTGAGCAACGATCCGCTAGAAACTGCAGATCTGCTTGATTGGACTGCTAAATGGGCTTTAATTAAACAATATATGGCCCGCGGATTAACTCTTGGTGATGCCAAATTAAAGCTAATTGACCTGCAATATTCCGATATTGACCCAGCTCGTAGCCTTTACCACGCCCTAGTTAAAAAAGGTCGCATGCAAACCCTGGTAGATGAGCAAACTATTGACAAGGCCACCCATACCCCACCAGAAGATTCCCGGGCTTGGCTCCGTGGAGCTTTAACCACTGCTTTTGCCCCGTACTTAGTGGCAGCTAGCTGGCAAACTGTGGTGCTAGGCTGGGATAAGTACCTCCTAAGAATCAATATGCCTGAGGTGGGGCGCTTAGGGAAAGCTGATGTAGCAGCCTTAATTAAAGCTGCAGATGGAGATGTTTCTCGCTTTGCCACTAGTTTGCAACCACTGATTGCAGCGGGAGCTGTACAAGTAGAAAAAACCAATAATTAG
- a CDS encoding WYL domain-containing protein yields the protein MSSRSYNRLHDIVRSLNLLPYFERHPGRSVFEAAKDLSQDPSAIMDDLNRLFCCGLPGLMPDDLVDMNASYRSVEITNNQGLDRPLRLTSTEAAVLLMTLEYLEQLPGLIDSRAVESAAQKLRSLTHNGVPGIIDYTPALNSTDNTSQVVAQINAALQQQVKIEFIYFPTTQDVKQRRKISPIQILTIQGRHYLSAWDDTADNGLGGQRHFRIDRMHEVQLSTEQAALPDIGELAASNDPFGLATSPEVVILELQESATWMVDYFPLTITETEPQILATMPLGSVEWFIRFVLSNGDRIKVVAPKNLAIAVANAAARALKAYGED from the coding sequence ATGAGTTCCCGTAGCTATAACCGTCTACACGATATAGTGCGTTCTTTAAATTTATTGCCGTATTTTGAAAGGCATCCTGGTCGTTCGGTATTTGAGGCAGCTAAGGATTTAAGTCAGGATCCTTCGGCCATAATGGATGACCTCAACCGCCTATTTTGCTGTGGTCTTCCAGGGCTTATGCCAGATGATCTAGTAGATATGAATGCCTCATATAGGTCAGTTGAGATTACTAATAATCAAGGTTTGGATCGTCCGCTGCGACTTACCAGTACTGAAGCTGCAGTATTGCTAATGACCTTAGAATATTTAGAGCAACTTCCAGGCCTAATAGATAGCAGGGCGGTGGAGTCTGCAGCCCAAAAATTGCGGTCTTTAACTCATAATGGGGTACCCGGAATTATCGATTACACCCCGGCTTTAAACTCCACAGATAACACCAGCCAGGTAGTAGCTCAAATAAATGCCGCTTTACAGCAGCAAGTGAAAATAGAGTTTATATATTTTCCTACTACTCAAGACGTTAAACAACGGCGCAAAATAAGTCCTATCCAAATATTAACGATTCAAGGCCGGCATTATTTATCAGCTTGGGATGATACTGCCGATAATGGGCTTGGCGGGCAACGTCATTTCCGAATCGACAGAATGCATGAAGTTCAGCTAAGCACTGAACAGGCCGCGTTACCAGACATCGGGGAGTTGGCAGCAAGTAATGATCCTTTTGGCCTAGCTACTAGTCCTGAGGTGGTTATTTTAGAGCTGCAAGAATCTGCCACCTGGATGGTCGATTATTTTCCCCTTACTATTACTGAAACTGAACCGCAGATTTTGGCTACGATGCCCCTAGGTTCCGTAGAATGGTTTATACGTTTTGTCTTAAGCAATGGAGATAGGATTAAAGTTGTCGCTCCCAAAAACCTTGCTATAGCCGTAGCTAATGCGGCAGCTCGTGCGCTAAAAGCGTATGGTGAAGACTAA
- a CDS encoding ubiquitin-like protein Pup — translation MSTQNSQVNTGGGHPADDENLNDDLANAAAQLQINSQGTDDLLDEIDSLLEENAEDFVRSYIQKGGE, via the coding sequence ATGAGCACCCAGAATTCTCAAGTAAATACCGGCGGCGGACATCCTGCAGACGATGAAAACCTTAATGATGACCTTGCTAATGCTGCCGCACAGCTACAAATAAATAGCCAAGGTACCGATGATCTGCTCGATGAAATCGATAGCCTCTTAGAAGAAAACGCCGAAGACTTCGTGCGCTCCTATATCCAAAAAGGTGGCGAGTAG